The sequence AGCACTGAGTGCAATTGAAACTGCAATAGGGCTTGACCCCGAATCTGACTATATGTTCTTCATAAAATCTCAGATTCATGTTAGCCTCAACCAAAATAAGAAAGCCATGGAAGCGATTGACATGGCTCTTCAGTTGGACAACGAGGATGCTGACCATTACGGTCAGAAAGCCTACATCTTTTTTAAGATGGACGAACGGGAAAAAGCCATAGCGTGGGCTCGAAAAGGAAAAGAGCTGGATCCCGAGAATCTACTGTGTTCGAATATCCTCTCACATGCGTTGGGCTCTCTAGGCAATACCTCTGAGGCGGAATCGGTTCTTGGAACTTTACTGGAGAAAGATCCAGACAACGAGTTTACCCATTCAAGCATGGGATACAACTACTTGCGTAAGGGAAACATTGCCAAAGCAAAAGAACATTTCAGTGCCGCCTTGACTATCGACCCCGAACATGAACCCGCACGGGAAGGTATGATCGAGGCTATAAAGGCTACCAACTTCTTCTACCGAAAAGTTTTGGAGTACTCCATTTGGATGCAAAAAATGAGCGAAGGCAAACAATGGATGTTTCTCATCGGCTTAGTTGTAGTTGTGCGGGTGTTTCTTTTTCTGCTCCCTTTTTACATGATTTTTGTTCTGTGGGTTTGGTTTGCACGCCCCATTTCAAATGCTATTCTGTATTTCGATAAGTTCGGCCGTTATCTTATGTCAGGTCAGATGAGATTGGCCACACAGATCAATATCGGCCTATTGGTCGTTTCGTTGTTATCAGTCGCTGTTTTCACCCCACTTCTTGGCGTAGGCGGTTTGGGGCTCGCTGCCGCATGTTTTGTGTCAATCATTCCAATCCATCGATTTGTGGAGCTTGAGGTGAAACGGAATAAGTTGGTCATGGCCCTTTTTGCATGTACCTTTCTCCTTTCTGGAGTCGCTGGATTTGTTATGTCTTTGATTGGGATGCCGAATGACTTGACATGGACGGCACTCCTTTTATCCACTGTGGCATTCACTTGGGTTGCCAATCTCTTCAATG is a genomic window of Flavobacteriales bacterium containing:
- a CDS encoding tetratricopeptide repeat protein, which encodes MDLEQIKRIQLLIERRRFDEAHQRIVETLSQSPDSGYLYALQAEIHERQDEHVKALSAIETAIGLDPESDYMFFIKSQIHVSLNQNKKAMEAIDMALQLDNEDADHYGQKAYIFFKMDEREKAIAWARKGKELDPENLLCSNILSHALGSLGNTSEAESVLGTLLEKDPDNEFTHSSMGYNYLRKGNIAKAKEHFSAALTIDPEHEPAREGMIEAIKATNFFYRKVLEYSIWMQKMSEGKQWMFLIGLVVVVRVFLFLLPFYMIFVLWVWFARPISNAILYFDKFGRYLMSGQMRLATQINIGLLVVSLLSVAVFTPLLGVGGLGLAAACFVSIIPIHRFVELEVKRNKLVMALFACTFLLSGVAGFVMSLIGMPNDLTWTALLLSTVAFTWVANLFND